A genomic stretch from Pomacea canaliculata isolate SZHN2017 linkage group LG2, ASM307304v1, whole genome shotgun sequence includes:
- the LOC112557878 gene encoding fibrillin-1-like — translation MPVIFRSQTTGLMGNFNGNQSDDFILPNGTVLPSNMTDRQKFEDFGSHWAISSNESLFRYENRLGPANYSHPDFKPIFLDEFSQEERDNASTVCGGNDTLACIYDYLVTGNKEVAEATKQFQETASDVNLANRNTVPQLNATTSVNATGNITIQIHLLGEDQDNDEITYYTSATISGSVLLDNKTGLVEYTPNIHDPAYLSFYVVDSKNAASSALVVQVAICSGCSDNGVCDYNNLRNTSTQAFQVASCVCDVAWTGEECDQDRDACLENPCVFGQNCTDLPPQEQGNSSIGYNCSSCPTGYEANTTTNKCQDINECDDSTMCDHICSNTEGSFLCSCNHGYRLGVDGTSCLDINECAEKSDGCVQICANYPGGFNCSCHLGYIYQEMNKTCVQDSQTAMNCSNFNCTQECRMANGTPECFCLQGYTLSDDNKTCSDVDECKQDICSQGCNNTVGSFTCTCYVGYQLDSDKTTCNECPDMYYGQNCNQVCNCNGRNTGCDKVRGCICGSGWTGSFCERDIDECQTTPNICGNVREVCVNTNGSYRCDCQSGYTRGPTQSCIDINECDPVIGLNNCTSLEDCVNTDGSYYCTCKSGYQKPNGNSNCTDIDECGSSDMCEQICVNTDGSYNCECNYGYRLDVDRYNCLKVADPCKDEEGLTCDQGCTLLETNKAICFCLSGYRLGPDSQSCVDIDECATINGGCSHACRNTPGSFQCSCPVGFRMDNDRKTCLGNYSSTVRLAINRIPAICADTDECLDFPCSQTCENFPGGYRCLCNRGFTLDNEGNCKDEDECALPTTNRCQQQCINTIGSYFCHCNQSGYELDNDGFSCTARVKCGNNTCPSLNGGCSVVNGTDTCFCNSGYYYNQTINNCTQQVLNWCQLADCQYNCSEIQELPRFQCQCPDGYLLNDDKKTCRMCAAGNYGQNCSSNCTCDAQNTVNCSNVDGTCTCKTGWNGTNCDIDIDECAQSLPTSCVANSTCSNTNGSYLCVCNTGYQKLTDGNCTDINECSLQINNNCTGQHENCTNTDGSYYCVCNDGYQYNTSMVCEECTGNTYGYQLQR, via the exons ATGCCTGTGATATTCCGAAGCCAGACTACAGGTCTGATGGGGAATTTTAACGGTAATCAGTCAGATGACTTCATCCTGCCGAATGGAACCGTGCTGCCAAGCAACATGACTGATCGTCAGAAGTTTGAGGACTTTGGCTCTCACT GGGCCATTTCCTCTAATGAATCTCTATTTCGCTATGAGAATCGCCTCGGTCCTGCCAACTACAGCCACCCCGACTTCAAGCCAATCTTTTTAGACGAGTTTTCACAGGAAGAAAGGGATAATGCGTCTACCGTGTGTGGTGGAAACGACACACTGGCCTGTATCTACGACTATCTTGTGACTGGAAACAAGGAGGTGGCCGAGGCCACCAAACAATTCCAAGAAACAGCTTCTGATGTCAACCTGGCAAACA gaaaCACGGTACCTCAACTAAATGCTACTACCAGCGTTAATGCGACAGGAAACATCACAATTCAGATTCATCTTTTAGGAGAAGATCAAGACAACGACGAAATAACGTATTACACTTCGGCAACCATATCTGGCAGCGTCCTTCTTGACAACAAAACGGGTCTGGTAGAATACACACCAAACATACATGATCCGGCATATCTCAG tttttatgTAGTGGACAGTAAGAACGCTGCGTCATCTGCATTGGTGGTCCAGGTAGCAATCTGTAGCGGGTGTTCTGATAACGGTGTCTGTGACTACAACAATCTGCGGAACACCAGTACCCAGGCTTTCCAGGTCGCcagttgtgtgtgtgacgtggCCTGGACTGGTGAGGAGTGTGATCAAGACCGTGATGCTTGTCTTGAGAATCCCTGTGTTTTCGGACAGAACTGCACGGATCTCCCTCCTCAGGAGCAAGGTAATTCCTCGATAGGCTACAACTGCAGCAGCTGTCCTACTGGTTATGAGGCGAACACTACAACTAATAAATGTCAAGATATTAACGAATGTGACGACAGCACAATGTGTGATCATATCTGTAGCAATACAGAAGGTAGCTTCTTATGCTCCTGTAACCACGGGTATCGCCTTGGTGTTGATGGGACATCTTGCCTCGACATCAACGAATGCGCAGAAAAATCAGATGGGTGCGTGCAAATCTGCGCCAACTACCCCGGAGGTTTCAACTGCAGCTGTCATTTAGGCTACATTTATCAGGAGATGAACAAAACTTGTGTTCAAGATAGTCAGACAGCAATGAACTGTTCTAATTTTAACTGTACCCAAGAATGCCGAATGGCGAACGGAACTCCAGAATGTTTTTGCTTACAAGGCTACACTCTCTCAGACGATAACAAAACCTGTAGTGACGTTGATGAGTGTAAGCAGGATATCTGCAGTCAAGGATGCAATAATACTGTGGGGAGTTTCACCTGCACGTGTTATGTTGGCTACCAGCTGGACTCGGACAAAACCACCTGCAATGAGTGTCCTGACATGTACTATGGACAGAATTGCAACCAGGTGTGCAACTGTAACGGCCGAAACACGGGATGTGACAAGGTGAGAGGTTGTATCTGCGGCAGTGGGTGGACGGGGTCCTTCTGCGAGCGGGACATAGACGAGTGTCAGACAACACCAAACATTTGCGGCAATGTCAGAGAAGTCTGCGTCAACACCAATGGCTCTTATAGGTGTGACTGCCAATCCGGCTACACCAGAGGACCAACACAGTCTTGTATAG ACATTAACGAGTGTGACCCAGTGATAGGACTCAACAATTGTACATCCCTAGAAGATTGTGTCAACACGGATGGATCTTACTACTGTACTTGTAAATCTGGATACCAAAAACCCAATGGAAACTCAAACTGCACAG ATATCGACGAATGTGGAAGCTCGGACATGTGTGAACAGATTTGTGTGAACACAGACGGTTCCTACAACTGTGAATGTAACTATGGCTACAGACTCGATGTTGATCGTTACAACTGTTTGAAAG TGGCAGACCCATGCAAGGACGAGGAAGGTCTTACCTGTGATCAAGGCTGTACACTCCTTGAAACCAACAAGGCCATCTGCTTTTGTCTGAGTGGTTACCGACTTGGACCTGATTCTCAATCGTGTGTCG ACATCGACGAATGTGCAACCATCAATGGTGGCTGTTCCCACGCGTGTAGAAACACCCCGGGTAGTTTCCAGTGCTCGTGTCCTGTTGGCTTCCGCATGGACAACGATCGGAAAACATGTCTCG GCAACTACTCGTCGACTGTGAGACTGGCTATCAACAGAATCCCAGCGATCTGTGCAG ATACAGACGAGTGCCTGGACTTTCCCTGCAGTCAAACCTGTGAAAACTTTCCTGGAGGCTATCGATGTCTGTGTAATCGAGGCTTCACTCTTGATAACGAAGGAAATTGCAAGG ATGAGGATGAATGCGCTTTGCCTACTACAAACAGATGTCAACAGCAATGTATCAACACAATAGGAAGCTACTTCTGCCATTGTAACCAGTCAGGATATGAGCTAGACAATGATGGCTTCAGCTGTACAG CACGAGTCAAGTGTGGCAACAACACTTGTCCCAGCCTCAATGGTGGCTGCAGCGTCGTCAACGGAACTGATACTTGCTTCTGTAACAGTGGCTACTACTATAATCAGACAATCAACAATTGCACTCAGCAAG TATTGAATTGGTGTCAGCTTGCGGATTGTCAGTACAACTGCTCAGAGATTCAGGAACTTCCCCGATTTCAGTGTCAATGTCCAGACGGCTACCTGCTTAACGACGACAAGAAAACCTGCAGAA TGTGTGCGGCGGGAAATTACGGGCAAAACTGTTCATCTAATTGCACTTGCGACGCTCAGAACACTGTCAACTGCAGCAACGTTGACGGCACGTGCACATGCAAAACCGGGTGGAATGGAACGAACTGTGATATAGACATCGACGAGTGTGCACAAAGTCTTCCTACTTCTTGTGTCGCCAACTCCACCTGCTCTAACACCAACGGCAGCTACCTGTGTGTCTGCAACACTGGCTATCAAAAACTTACGGATGGAAACTGCACAG ACATAAACGAGTGTTCACTACAGATAAATAACAACTGCACTGGACAGCATGAAAACTGCACCAACACAGATGGCAGTTATTACTGCGTGTGCAACGATGGCTATCAGTACAATACGTCCATGGTTTGTGAGG AGTGCACTGGAAATACATACGGGTACCAACTGCAAAGATGA